Within the Polymorphobacter megasporae genome, the region GGCCGCGGGGGTGCGGCCCCAGTCGTCGCGCTGGACGCGGCCGGAGACGAAGCACCAGCGTCCGGCGGCGCTCGCGAGGGCCAGACCGAGTGGGGTGTCGCCCGAGCGGAACGCCATCGCCTTGATCCGCGCGCCGTCGCCGCCGGTCAGGATGGCGCGGACGTGGTTGTCGCCGACGATGTCGACCTTGGCGACGCGCCATGGGCCGCTGGCGACACGCGGCGCGGGCCAGCCCTGGCCGTACGGTCCGCCAACATCGAGGACTTCGGTCAGTTCGATGCACACCCCACGCGGGCTGAGCGCGGCGTCGACGAACAGCGCCCTGCCTCCGCTCGACCGGCCAACGTCGCCGCCAAGTCGTTCGTCGAGGAACACCGCGAGCTCGTCGATCCGCGCCGCGTCGATCGTCAGCCCCGCCGCCATCGCGTGGCCGCCGCCGGCGATCAGCAACCCCATGTCCTTCGCCGCAAGGATCGCGCCGCCGAGGTCGACCCCGGGCACCGACCGCCCCGATCCCTTGCCGATCATGCCGCCGTCGGGACCGGCCTCGAGCGCGATGACGATCACCGGGCGCTTCAGCTTGTCCTTGAGGCGGCTGGCGACGATGCCGATGACCCCGGGGTGCCAGCCACCGCTCGCGATCACCGCGACCGCGGCGTTGCCGGTGCGGTCGGTCAGCAGCGCCGCCTCGTCGGTCACCGCCGCTTCGATCGCGCGGCGTTCGACATTAAGGCGGTCGAGTTCGGCGGCGAGGGTGGCGGCTTCGTCGGGATCGAGCGTCGTCAGCAGCCGGACGCCGAGGTCGGACTTGCCGACCCGCCCCCCGGCATTGATCCGCGGCCCGAGCGCAAAGCCGAGATCGCGGGCGAGCGGCGCGCGCTCGATTCCAGCGACCGCAGACAAAGCCGCGAGACCGAGATTGCGGCGCGCTCCCATGACCTTCAGCCCCTGCGCGACGAAAGCGCGGTTGAGTCCCGTCAGCGGGACGACGTCGGCGACAGTACCGAGCGCGACGAGATCGAGCAGGTCGAGCAGGTTGGGTGCGGTGCGGTCGATGAACCAACCGTCGGCGCGCAACGTCCGCACCACCGCGACCGCGACGATGAACGCCATGCCGACCGCCGCGAGATGGCCGAACGCCGCGCCCTCGGTCTCGTCGAGGCGGTTCGGGTTGACCACGGCGACGGCGGGGGGCAGCGCGGTCGACGCCTGATGGTGGTCGACGACGATCACCTCGACCCCGGCGGCTTTGGCGGCAGCGAGCGCGTCAAACCCTTGCGTCCCACAATCGACGGTGACGATCAGCGTCGCGCCAGTTCCTGCCAGCGCGACCATCGCGGCGGGCGAGGGGCCATAGCCTTCGAGCAGCCGGTCGGGGATGTATGCGCTGGCGATCCCGCCGCAGTCACGGATCAACCGGATCAGCAGCGCTGCGCTCGTCGCACCGTCGACGTCGTAATCGCCGAAGACCACGACCGGTTCGGCGGCTCGGATTGCGGCGGCGATGCGCGCGGCGGCGGCGTCCATGTCGCGGAAGATCGACGGGTCGGGCAGCCAGTCGCGCAGTTTCGCCGAGCGGAGCCGGTCGAGGTCGACCGCCGCCGCGCCGCGTGCGCGAAACAATTGCTCGACGAGGTCGTCGATCCCGCCTGCCGCACCGCTGCCCGGCGCAATTCCGCCACGCCACTGCCACGGCTGGCCGAGGACCGAGGCGGTGACGTTGAAGACATGCGACATGGGCGGGTCTTAGGCCGCCGTGCGGTTTCACTCAACCGTGCTGCCGCGGCCGCGCACCGTAAGCGCTGAAATTGTTAACCAAAATACTGTCGGTAGTCTTTACACTTTCGTAACGTTCGCCCCGTTGCGTCCTGTTAAGTCATTGGTAATATCTACTGTCGATGAGTTGGCATGGATCGTGCTGAGAAGGTGGTATCAATCATCTGAGGACATTCGAGTGAAGCCTATCCTGACCGCCGTCATTTCTGTCCTCGCCGGCTTTGCCGCACTCCCCGCCAACGCCGTAACCTACGACGCCAATGCGTCGTTTACAGCAACGTCGGCGACCTCGGGGCCCTTCACCTTTGGCAGCCTCAGCGGGGGTGTCTTCACCGCCTATCCGACCGGCGGCACCTGCCTGTTCGCGAACACGACGTGCCTGACCGCGGGCGACTATCTCGGCGTCTACCAGTCGAGCGATGGTGCCGCGCACCAGTCCGGCACCGCACTGATCCCGGCGACGGGCCTCGTGCTTCATCCCGGCGCCGCCGACCAGCTGTCGGTCATCATGTTCACCGCGCCGAAGACCGCTATCTACACGATCAAGCTGGCCGCGTATCAGGCCGACGTCGACGCCCGCACGCAGACTGTCGGGCTGGTTTCGGGCACGTCGACATACACGGTCACGACCTTGTCGCCGTCGAACCCGAGCCTGTCGATATCGGGTAAGGCGCTGCTCACCGCCGGCCAGCAGGTCGGCGTGTTTGTCGGCAACGACGGCCAGTATTTCTTCGACGCGACGGGCGTCGGCTTCAGCGCTTCGGTACCCGAGCCCGCCAGCTGGGCGCTGATGATCACCGGCTTCGGCATGGTCGGCGTCGCCGCGCGCCGTCGCACGACCGCCGTCGCCGCCTGATCAGACTCCCGCCGCCTCAACCGGGCGGCGGGACCCGTCTCGGTGGCGGCGTGAAGAACAGCTTGCGGAAGCTGATCGTGAACGCGCGTCCGACCGGGTCGAGATACGCCGGCTGATACGCGAGCGGGGTCGCGCCCGTCGCGTCGCGGACCCGCACCCGCGCGTCGGAGATGTTGGTCAGCGCAAAGGTCAGCCGCGTGCCGCGCAACCACGGGTGATCCTTAACCACCCCTTGCATCTGCCCGATGTTCGCGAACAGGCGGAGGTTGGCGGTTGCGATCGGCGAGAAGGTCAGCCCGCCGTTCGGGTCGATCGCGCTCGCATCGACCCGCGTTCCCGAATGCCAGTTCCCCGATAGCCGCGCGCCGAGTCCGTCCTTCGAATAGCCCGCTTGGATATCGACGTCGTTGCGGGCCTGCCCGCCGCTCGTCCCCAATGCGCCGCCGTTGAGCAGGTCGAGCACCGGCACGCCGGGGCGGATAACGATGTCGTCGCGGAAATACCGGCTGTAATAGACTGCGAACTGGAGCCGTCCGCCGTTGGCCCCGCCGAAGCCACCGCCGCGCCCGCCGCCACCGCCGCCGCCGCCGCGACCCCCGCCGCCGGGTCCGCGCTCGCCCGGAGTCCCGCCGCCCGGCGGTCCGCCCCCCGGGCCGTCGCCGCCGCGGCGCAGCCCGGCGAACGGGTTGACCCGCGTCGACTTGAGCGGGATCGACAGGTTGAAACCGAGCCGCATCGTGTCTGTTGCCTCGTTGGCGAAGTTCACCGGGCGCGCGTCGATCTGGACGAGATCGCCGCTGGCATCGCGGATGAAGCGATCGGGAAACGCCGTCTCGATCGCCGCGCTCGTCGCCGGGAAGCCCGCGATCGCATTGTCGACCCGCGTCCGGACATAATTTGCGGTCAGCGTCAGGTCGGGCTTTTTCAGCGGCTTGAGATTCAATTCGAGTTTGGTCAATTGGCGCTGGCTCGAGCGCAGCGCCGCTGTGCCGCCGGTAATTTGGGTGACGAACGCGGTCGTGCCGGTTACGGGATCGAATATCGTGACGTTGGGGGTGGTGACGACCGGTCCCTGGAGCTGCTGCGCCGACGGCGCGGCGTGGTCGGTAGTGTGGCTGGCGATGACCGTCAGCGCGTCGATCGGCTCCCAATTGAGGCCGTAGCCGACCGTCGTCAGCGTCCCGAAATCCGAAAGATATTGTGCCGCGAAATTCCCGTTGAGCGTCAGGTCGCCGATGAAGCCGCCAAAGCCCTCCTTGCGGCTCGTCACTGGCACGTCGAGGCTGACCTGCCCGCTGCCGATGTCGCGTTTGAAGTGCGTCGTCGTCACCGTCGACGAGCGATCAGATGTGCTGTCGAAGCCGCTCGCGCTGCCGAGGATCTTGACCGAGACGGTGGCCTTGCCGGCCGGCAGGTCGATCAGTGGCCCTGAGGCGAGCGCGTCGACGTTGCCGCTCGTCGAAAGACTGCGCGCGGTGTCGGCACCGCGCAGGAACACGAGGCCACCGAACGGCGCGAGCGGATCTCCGCCAGCGGTGACTCCGGTCTGGAAGGCGCTGGTGTCGGCCCCGCGGAC harbors:
- the recJ gene encoding single-stranded-DNA-specific exonuclease RecJ; translation: MSHVFNVTASVLGQPWQWRGGIAPGSGAAGGIDDLVEQLFRARGAAAVDLDRLRSAKLRDWLPDPSIFRDMDAAAARIAAAIRAAEPVVVFGDYDVDGATSAALLIRLIRDCGGIASAYIPDRLLEGYGPSPAAMVALAGTGATLIVTVDCGTQGFDALAAAKAAGVEVIVVDHHQASTALPPAVAVVNPNRLDETEGAAFGHLAAVGMAFIVAVAVVRTLRADGWFIDRTAPNLLDLLDLVALGTVADVVPLTGLNRAFVAQGLKVMGARRNLGLAALSAVAGIERAPLARDLGFALGPRINAGGRVGKSDLGVRLLTTLDPDEAATLAAELDRLNVERRAIEAAVTDEAALLTDRTGNAAVAVIASGGWHPGVIGIVASRLKDKLKRPVIVIALEAGPDGGMIGKGSGRSVPGVDLGGAILAAKDMGLLIAGGGHAMAAGLTIDAARIDELAVFLDERLGGDVGRSSGGRALFVDAALSPRGVCIELTEVLDVGGPYGQGWPAPRVASGPWRVAKVDIVGDNHVRAILTGGDGARIKAMAFRSGDTPLGLALASAAGRWCFVSGRVQRDDWGRTPAAELHLDDLAWVD
- a CDS encoding PEPxxWA-CTERM sorting domain-containing protein; translated protein: MKPILTAVISVLAGFAALPANAVTYDANASFTATSATSGPFTFGSLSGGVFTAYPTGGTCLFANTTCLTAGDYLGVYQSSDGAAHQSGTALIPATGLVLHPGAADQLSVIMFTAPKTAIYTIKLAAYQADVDARTQTVGLVSGTSTYTVTTLSPSNPSLSISGKALLTAGQQVGVFVGNDGQYFFDATGVGFSASVPEPASWALMITGFGMVGVAARRRTTAVAA
- a CDS encoding TonB-dependent receptor: MQVRWATFLAAVAVAGPVATVAFGQEAPAEDPDIVVTASRNQPGAVLGDIKPEIQLSPADIRSYGVSSISDLLDELSPQTRSDRGSGGAPLVLLNGRRISGFNEIKDIPTEAIARVDILPEEVALKYGYPADQRVVNIVLRQRFRAKTIEAGGGAATEGGAANERGSADYLRIQKNGRLNVDLKYNHSDALTEADRGIVAATSGPIASSPPVPDLTQFRTLTQASNTGSLNAVYNHVFEGGISATANFRAELDDNKGQNGLASVLLTVPPESIFAPADGLQVLRYATGLGALAGETKTSQLHAGGTVNGDGTSWHWSIVGNFDRTDTRTNTVRGADTSAFQTGVTAGGDPLAPFGGLVFLRGADTARSLSTSGNVDALASGPLIDLPAGKATVSVKILGSASGFDSTSDRSSTVTTTHFKRDIGSGQVSLDVPVTSRKEGFGGFIGDLTLNGNFAAQYLSDFGTLTTVGYGLNWEPIDALTVIASHTTDHAAPSAQQLQGPVVTTPNVTIFDPVTGTTAFVTQITGGTAALRSSQRQLTKLELNLKPLKKPDLTLTANYVRTRVDNAIAGFPATSAAIETAFPDRFIRDASGDLVQIDARPVNFANEATDTMRLGFNLSIPLKSTRVNPFAGLRRGGDGPGGGPPGGGTPGERGPGGGGRGGGGGGGGRGGGFGGANGGRLQFAVYYSRYFRDDIVIRPGVPVLDLLNGGALGTSGGQARNDVDIQAGYSKDGLGARLSGNWHSGTRVDASAIDPNGGLTFSPIATANLRLFANIGQMQGVVKDHPWLRGTRLTFALTNISDARVRVRDATGATPLAYQPAYLDPVGRAFTISFRKLFFTPPPRRVPPPG